One stretch of Siphonobacter curvatus DNA includes these proteins:
- a CDS encoding Na+/H+ antiporter, protein MEILEPILILMAILAGLAALAPKMKLPYPVLLVLGGLFVGITPSLPNVRLDPEVVFLIFLPPLLYEASWKISWHDLKTYRKPISRLAIGLVFLTTTVVAVVAHYCIPGFDWPLAFVLGAIVSPPDAVAATSATKGLGMPRRTTVILEGESLVNDASALIAYRYAVAAVASGSFILWQASIQFVILAIGGVLAGLAIGYAFVWALRKVQGNATVEASLNLMIPFVSYLFAEHIKVSGVLSVVATGLYVSWRSSEVFSYQGRMLSNNFWELLGFLLNGFVFILIGLQLPWLLEGITEYSMTHLILYGLLVSAAAIFIRMAWLFVISKSSMRFGFANEATIKSKGELFIIGWAGMRGVVSLATALALPLTLQNGNAFPNRDVVLFLAFIVILVTLVLQGLTLPFFVRHFNVKEDTEKEAALERKLRLHMARQAMTFIDKELPILGGNEYIHNGLRNRFEQQIRYLNGSLPTDGIQPSLKTRNEQFKQYIFSELEVINFQRQEIIKLLKNDKYPEEMIRKVEGELDVWNVAVQSRLKIIK, encoded by the coding sequence ATGGAAATACTCGAACCTATACTCATTTTAATGGCCATACTGGCGGGGCTGGCGGCTTTAGCTCCCAAAATGAAGCTGCCCTATCCGGTGCTACTGGTGTTGGGCGGCCTGTTTGTTGGAATTACGCCCAGTTTGCCGAACGTCCGGCTGGACCCTGAAGTGGTATTCCTGATTTTTCTTCCCCCCTTGCTATACGAAGCCAGCTGGAAAATCTCCTGGCACGATTTGAAAACCTACCGTAAACCCATTAGTCGTCTGGCGATTGGTTTGGTTTTTCTGACGACCACGGTAGTAGCCGTCGTCGCTCATTACTGCATTCCAGGCTTCGATTGGCCCCTGGCCTTTGTACTCGGAGCTATTGTATCACCGCCCGACGCCGTTGCTGCTACCAGTGCGACCAAGGGATTGGGCATGCCCCGCCGTACGACCGTCATCCTCGAAGGCGAAAGCCTCGTGAATGATGCCTCGGCCCTAATTGCGTATCGGTACGCCGTAGCCGCCGTAGCCAGTGGAAGTTTCATTTTATGGCAGGCCAGTATTCAGTTTGTGATCTTGGCTATCGGGGGCGTACTGGCTGGATTGGCCATTGGGTACGCCTTTGTGTGGGCCTTGCGAAAAGTACAGGGCAACGCAACTGTAGAGGCGAGTTTGAACCTAATGATCCCTTTCGTTTCCTATCTATTTGCGGAACACATTAAGGTATCAGGTGTATTGTCGGTCGTGGCTACGGGCTTATACGTTTCCTGGCGTTCGTCGGAAGTGTTTTCGTACCAGGGTCGCATGTTGAGTAACAATTTCTGGGAACTGCTGGGCTTTCTGCTCAACGGTTTTGTCTTCATTCTCATTGGCTTACAGCTACCCTGGTTGCTGGAAGGCATTACCGAGTATTCGATGACGCACCTCATTCTCTACGGACTACTCGTGAGTGCGGCGGCTATATTCATTCGGATGGCCTGGCTGTTTGTTATTTCCAAATCTTCCATGCGATTCGGCTTTGCCAATGAAGCTACCATCAAGAGCAAGGGCGAACTCTTTATCATCGGCTGGGCGGGCATGCGGGGCGTGGTATCGCTGGCCACGGCCTTAGCCCTGCCGCTGACCCTGCAAAACGGTAATGCTTTTCCTAATCGAGACGTGGTTCTCTTTCTGGCCTTTATTGTGATTCTGGTTACGCTGGTGTTACAGGGCTTAACGTTGCCGTTTTTCGTTCGTCATTTTAATGTAAAAGAAGATACCGAAAAAGAAGCGGCTCTTGAACGGAAACTGCGTCTGCATATGGCTCGTCAGGCCATGACCTTTATTGACAAGGAACTGCCGATCCTAGGAGGAAACGAATACATTCATAACGGCCTGAGAAACCGTTTTGAACAGCAAATCCGCTACCTGAACGGCTCTCTCCCTACGGATGGGATACAGCCATCCCTAAAGACCCGTAATGAGCAATTCAAACAGTATATTTTTAGTGAACTGGAGGTGATTAATTTCCAGCGACAGGAGATTATCAAACTACTTAAGAATGATAAGTACCCGGAAGAAATGATTCGGAAAGTAGAGGGTGAACTGGACGTCTGGAATGTGGCGGTGCAGAGCCGGTTGAAGATTATTAAATAG
- a CDS encoding PH domain-containing protein — translation MITYPSKVGLELVLPISILCLGIASFMAYQGIWLGLGIILLCSLFIIHVFSTTVYQMDTDTLRISSGFLFQERIEIKSIRKVSKSRNILQSPALSLDRIELIYNRFDHILLSPRDKAGFVAELLKRNPSIEVQL, via the coding sequence ATGATCACGTATCCCTCTAAAGTAGGCCTTGAACTCGTCCTTCCGATTTCGATTCTCTGTCTTGGAATCGCTAGTTTTATGGCTTACCAGGGGATTTGGCTTGGACTGGGAATCATCTTGCTTTGCTCGCTATTCATCATTCATGTCTTTTCTACGACTGTCTACCAGATGGATACTGATACACTCAGAATTAGCTCTGGCTTTTTGTTTCAGGAACGCATTGAAATAAAGTCCATTCGAAAAGTATCCAAGTCCAGAAATATCCTTCAGTCTCCTGCCCTATCGCTGGACCGGATTGAGCTGATTTATAATCGCTTTGACCATATTCTTCTTTCGCCCAGGGATAAGGCGGGCTTTGTGGCGGAGCTATTAAAACGTAATCCCAGCATTGAAGTCCAACTATAA
- a CDS encoding TonB-dependent receptor domain-containing protein, protein MKRYVFTLSFGALFGLSHGYAQVPTDSLSVQPVAADSTQPAAPKNPVVTGFLVDSTGGKPVEFASVALFNRSTNQLVTGTVADGKGQFTISNVSPGNYRLQISFVGYETKSIEPLNVIQDVTLGVIKLSGDSKTLQEVTVTGQKALIEEKVDRLVYNAEKDISSKGGDASDILRKVPMLSVDLDGNVSMRGSSNIRVLINNKPSTIVASSVADALKQIPADQIATVEVITSPSAKYDAEGSGGIINIITKKNNLQGFNLNLDTGVGNRGANLGLNGNYRQGKMGFTLGGFGRAEYNVKTLSTLDQTSQVGGNTLLSRQRGEGMSRGLMGRYNLGWDYDISKNQSITAGIRYGLRNRNVDQDYLTELFTNGAMTGTQNRNVTTKNNSGTIDANIDYLHIFKPQQEWSVSALYSRNDMVNNFDADLLSGESLTGRQRNLNDNVNQEFTLQTDYQTPIQKNQMLEFGLKGIMRKVNSNYEYLLAGPTGNYFPQENNPEGFLDYNQNIAAGYASYTYTTKNKYTFKVGTRYEYTAIDARSNTDASIAIPNYSNFVPSVNISKALKTGMVKLAYNRRIQRPGIQQLNPNFNAANPQNVTMGNPLLRPELTDNVELGYSNTFNKAFFNAAVFGRFTNNSITQVRTPLDTLAGAILTTFENIGSEHALGVNLFFKYDLSSKFSLDFFTNSYYTKLQGTTTGLDGLSINIENSGFNVDFGSRLQATLGKGWGIQGFGMMRGPQVQLQGRMAGFGFYNLGIRKDFANKKGSIGIAAENFLASNIRMKTELTSPQFTQVNNMYMYNRGVRLTFSYKIGKMSMQAPRRRTKSIQNDDVKDGGGTDTGAGMQNGSGGQPSGGTPSGGAPAGGGKPTTSPKK, encoded by the coding sequence ATGAAACGATACGTATTTACCCTATCCTTTGGAGCCCTATTCGGTTTGAGTCACGGTTACGCACAAGTACCCACCGACTCCCTTTCTGTACAGCCCGTCGCTGCCGACTCCACGCAGCCCGCTGCTCCTAAAAATCCCGTAGTGACGGGATTCCTGGTTGATTCTACCGGCGGCAAACCCGTAGAATTTGCCAGCGTTGCCTTATTCAACCGATCGACCAATCAACTGGTAACGGGTACGGTAGCCGATGGCAAGGGCCAGTTTACGATCAGTAACGTAAGCCCCGGTAATTACCGCCTGCAAATTTCATTTGTGGGGTACGAAACCAAATCAATTGAGCCGCTGAACGTTATTCAGGATGTGACGCTGGGCGTTATCAAACTGTCAGGCGATTCCAAAACGCTTCAGGAGGTTACCGTAACGGGGCAGAAAGCCTTGATTGAAGAAAAGGTAGACCGCCTGGTGTATAACGCTGAAAAAGACATCTCCTCCAAAGGGGGTGACGCTTCCGATATTTTACGTAAAGTACCCATGCTTTCGGTCGATCTGGACGGAAACGTTTCGATGCGGGGAAGCAGTAACATTCGCGTACTGATTAATAACAAACCTTCCACGATTGTCGCCAGTAGCGTAGCGGATGCCCTCAAGCAAATTCCCGCCGACCAGATTGCTACGGTGGAAGTCATTACTTCGCCTTCGGCTAAATACGACGCGGAAGGTTCCGGCGGGATCATCAACATCATCACGAAGAAAAATAACCTGCAGGGTTTCAACCTGAACCTGGATACGGGCGTGGGTAACCGGGGAGCGAACCTGGGACTGAACGGTAATTATCGACAAGGAAAAATGGGCTTCACGCTGGGCGGCTTTGGCCGGGCGGAGTACAACGTCAAAACGCTTTCTACGCTCGATCAAACCAGTCAAGTAGGTGGCAATACCCTTCTATCGCGTCAGAGGGGCGAAGGTATGTCCCGTGGTTTGATGGGCCGCTACAACCTGGGCTGGGATTACGATATTTCGAAAAACCAGAGCATCACGGCGGGTATTCGCTATGGATTGCGGAACCGGAATGTCGATCAGGATTACCTGACGGAACTGTTTACCAACGGAGCCATGACGGGTACGCAAAACCGGAACGTCACGACGAAAAACAATTCGGGTACCATTGATGCCAACATTGACTACCTGCACATTTTCAAGCCCCAGCAGGAATGGAGCGTATCGGCGTTGTACAGTCGTAACGACATGGTGAACAACTTCGACGCCGATCTGCTCTCGGGAGAATCCCTGACGGGTCGTCAGCGAAACCTGAATGATAACGTCAATCAGGAGTTTACCCTGCAAACGGATTACCAGACGCCCATTCAGAAAAACCAGATGCTGGAATTTGGATTAAAAGGCATCATGCGGAAAGTGAATAGTAATTACGAGTATCTGCTGGCCGGACCCACGGGTAACTATTTCCCGCAGGAAAATAACCCCGAAGGTTTCCTGGATTACAACCAGAACATTGCCGCGGGTTACGCTTCCTACACGTATACGACGAAAAATAAGTACACCTTCAAAGTTGGTACGCGGTACGAGTACACGGCTATCGACGCCCGCTCCAATACCGATGCGTCCATCGCCATTCCGAACTATAGTAATTTCGTACCGAGCGTCAACATCTCCAAGGCTTTGAAAACAGGAATGGTGAAACTGGCCTACAACCGCCGGATTCAACGGCCGGGTATTCAGCAACTGAACCCTAACTTCAATGCCGCTAACCCGCAAAACGTAACCATGGGAAACCCGCTGTTACGTCCCGAGTTGACGGACAACGTGGAGCTTGGCTACAGCAATACCTTTAACAAGGCGTTCTTTAATGCGGCGGTGTTTGGTCGCTTCACCAACAACTCGATTACGCAGGTTCGGACGCCCCTCGATACACTGGCCGGAGCCATCTTGACGACGTTCGAAAACATTGGTTCAGAACATGCTTTAGGGGTCAACCTGTTTTTCAAGTACGACCTCTCGTCTAAGTTCAGCCTCGATTTCTTCACCAACAGTTACTATACTAAACTGCAGGGTACGACTACGGGACTGGACGGTTTGTCGATTAACATTGAAAATTCGGGCTTCAACGTCGATTTTGGTAGCCGTTTACAGGCAACGCTGGGTAAAGGCTGGGGTATTCAGGGCTTCGGTATGATGCGGGGGCCGCAGGTACAATTACAGGGTCGGATGGCCGGTTTTGGGTTTTATAACTTAGGTATTCGGAAAGACTTTGCCAACAAGAAAGGCAGCATCGGTATTGCGGCCGAAAACTTTCTGGCTTCCAACATTCGGATGAAAACGGAGTTGACGTCACCACAGTTTACGCAGGTGAACAACATGTACATGTATAACCGGGGCGTACGGCTGACCTTTAGTTACAAGATTGGAAAAATGAGTATGCAGGCTCCCCGCCGTCGGACGAAATCCATTCAAAACGACGACGTGAAAGACGGAGGCGGAACTGATACTGGAGCAGGTATGCAGAACGGTAGTGGCGGCCAGCCTTCGGGCGGTACGCCTTCCGGCGGAGCACCCGCTGGCGGTGGCAAACCAACGACCAGTCCTAAAAAATAA
- a CDS encoding response regulator transcription factor, giving the protein MKILLVEDETLLSDSIRSALVQEGFSCETALSFQEAREKLADKIYDIVVLDINLPGGLGFDLFGDIQSMDSHPGVLIISVRNSLDDKLRGLNLGADDYLVKPFHLDELLARIRSIIRRRYPQDSEELVYHNLSYDLAANQVRVNGQELKLTHSQLRILYYLLVNKNRTVSKESLSDYVLKDDIDMVDSFDYIYTHIKNLRQKLKKEGCEVSIVTMYGMGYTLKKSDGN; this is encoded by the coding sequence ATGAAGATTCTACTGGTAGAAGACGAAACGTTGTTATCCGACAGTATTCGTTCGGCGTTGGTGCAGGAAGGTTTTTCCTGCGAAACGGCATTGTCGTTTCAGGAAGCCCGCGAAAAACTGGCGGATAAAATCTATGATATTGTCGTACTAGACATCAATTTGCCCGGTGGACTGGGTTTTGATCTTTTTGGCGACATTCAGAGTATGGACTCGCATCCGGGCGTACTGATCATCTCGGTACGGAATAGCCTGGACGACAAACTACGCGGCCTCAACCTCGGGGCCGATGATTATCTGGTCAAGCCCTTTCACCTTGATGAACTGCTGGCCCGTATCCGCAGTATTATTCGCCGCCGCTACCCCCAGGACTCCGAGGAACTGGTGTATCATAACCTTTCCTATGATCTGGCTGCGAATCAGGTACGCGTAAATGGGCAGGAACTAAAGCTGACGCACAGTCAGTTACGGATTCTGTACTACTTGCTGGTGAATAAAAACCGGACGGTTTCCAAAGAGTCGCTGTCCGACTACGTACTGAAAGACGACATTGATATGGTTGATTCTTTCGATTACATCTACACCCATATCAAAAACCTCCGGCAGAAACTCAAGAAAGAAGGTTGTGAAGTCAGCATCGTGACGATGTACGGGATGGGCTATACCTTAAAGAAATCCGATGGCAATTAA
- a CDS encoding sensor histidine kinase, whose protein sequence is MAINQYSKRFITKIKKVYVVALPILLVLTILFNNLVIDFYYKVIYRNRFKAQAEEVVSYVELTGSFPKIEGITYRPLPADTKPYSYFEYHFFDVVTVDSDFWSILFFNQHLNNKRIKEFTTTAKIKNRWYELKITKIELNEPGGPENEAVLFAVAFSLILFFLLNWGFFQFNLNRVSYNLWRPFYQNLRRINSYHIRNKEPLQLKDTHIREFELFNQAILDFTTKTQSAYNQLREFTENTAHELQTPLSILLAKVELILKRTSLESENRKELLDIKKTIVRLSGIHKGLNLLSRIRSIQYAGNIEKKEINFNELVRESLETYEELIEYRNLTVTLQADTPVLLSTNEELVRILVDNLLRNAVQHNVNQGEITIRLTSRGFEMSNTGSVVEGRTEDLFARYHTKSTDNGRLGLGLAIVEAICETLDFHCAYAYQHSQHVIRIHWQK, encoded by the coding sequence ATGGCAATTAATCAGTACAGTAAACGCTTCATTACGAAGATTAAGAAGGTTTACGTTGTAGCCTTGCCCATTCTGCTCGTCCTGACGATTTTATTCAACAACCTGGTCATTGATTTTTACTATAAAGTCATTTATCGAAACCGGTTCAAGGCTCAGGCCGAGGAGGTGGTTTCGTACGTGGAGCTGACGGGTTCGTTTCCTAAAATAGAAGGTATTACCTACCGCCCGTTACCAGCGGATACCAAACCTTATTCTTACTTCGAATACCATTTCTTCGACGTCGTGACCGTGGACAGCGATTTCTGGTCGATCCTTTTTTTTAATCAGCACCTGAACAACAAGCGGATCAAGGAATTCACGACGACGGCCAAAATCAAAAATCGCTGGTACGAACTGAAGATTACCAAAATCGAGCTAAATGAACCGGGTGGTCCTGAAAATGAGGCGGTTTTGTTTGCTGTGGCCTTCTCACTGATCTTATTCTTCCTGCTGAACTGGGGCTTTTTCCAGTTTAATCTCAACCGGGTTTCGTACAATCTCTGGCGGCCTTTTTATCAGAATCTCCGACGGATCAACTCGTATCACATTCGCAACAAAGAGCCGCTACAACTGAAAGATACGCACATCCGGGAGTTTGAATTGTTCAATCAGGCCATTCTGGATTTCACGACCAAAACCCAGAGTGCTTACAACCAACTGCGGGAGTTTACCGAAAATACGGCTCACGAGCTGCAAACACCCCTAAGTATTCTGCTGGCTAAAGTCGAACTGATTCTCAAGCGAACCAGTCTGGAGTCAGAAAACCGGAAGGAACTGCTGGATATTAAGAAGACGATTGTCCGGCTGTCGGGTATCCATAAAGGACTCAATCTATTATCCCGGATTCGCAGCATTCAGTACGCTGGCAACATTGAAAAAAAGGAAATCAACTTCAATGAACTAGTGCGGGAAAGCCTGGAAACCTACGAAGAACTCATCGAGTACCGCAACCTCACCGTGACCTTGCAGGCGGACACGCCCGTACTGCTCAGCACCAACGAAGAACTGGTACGGATTTTAGTGGATAATCTGCTGCGAAATGCCGTGCAACACAATGTAAATCAGGGAGAAATTACCATCCGTCTGACGAGCCGTGGCTTTGAGATGAGTAATACCGGATCAGTCGTGGAGGGGAGGACCGAGGATTTATTTGCCCGGTATCATACCAAGTCTACGGATAATGGGCGACTGGGGTTAGGACTCGCCATTGTAGAAGCGATTTGTGAGACGCTCGACTTTCATTGTGCGTACGCCTACCAGCACTCGCAACACGTGATTCGGATTCACTGGCAAAAATAA